The following proteins are co-located in the Pseudomonas fluorescens genome:
- a CDS encoding response regulator — protein sequence MADYRIVLVDDHPLMREGLRALLLDAPGILVVGEAENGRQALDVCRALAPDLLLLDLNMPVMDGLSALPLIRQRWPGIRVLTLTARLSEQNAALALDAGADGYVLKSSTSEVLRTAIATLLAGKPFLDADLNPEQVAALRANASAQSGITLTDRERQILKLVAEGARNRDVAELLCISLKTVETHRLNLMKKLDAHNAADLTQWAFKLGVCAQE from the coding sequence ATGGCTGACTATCGGATTGTGCTGGTAGATGACCACCCACTGATGCGTGAGGGGTTGCGTGCGCTGCTTCTCGACGCACCTGGAATCCTAGTGGTCGGCGAAGCCGAGAACGGGCGCCAGGCGCTGGATGTGTGCCGCGCCCTGGCGCCTGACTTGCTGCTGTTGGACCTGAACATGCCGGTGATGGATGGCCTTTCTGCCCTGCCGCTGATACGCCAGCGCTGGCCGGGTATCCGTGTGCTGACCCTCACTGCTCGTCTTAGTGAACAAAACGCCGCCCTGGCGCTGGATGCCGGCGCGGACGGTTACGTCCTCAAAAGCAGCACCAGTGAGGTGCTCAGGACGGCGATAGCCACGTTGCTCGCGGGCAAGCCATTCCTGGATGCCGACTTGAACCCCGAGCAGGTCGCCGCGCTGCGTGCAAATGCCAGCGCACAGTCGGGCATCACGCTGACCGATCGCGAGCGCCAGATCCTCAAGCTGGTGGCTGAAGGCGCGCGCAACCGCGATGTCGCCGAACTGTTATGCATCAGCTTGAAAACGGTTGAAACCCACCGCTTGAACCTGATGAAAAAACTCGACGCGCACAACGCCGCGGACCTTACCCAATGGGCGTTCAAACTGGGCGTGTGCGCCCAAGAATGA
- a CDS encoding type VI secretion protein IcmF/TssM N-terminal domain-containing protein, whose product MKALVAVFWMVALIVLGCVCWVVTLLSGWPLWCMPLMLLAVMLGTWLLLRALRYWQGWRLRQRLQRDLPGRTEPLEPDVDQCWNTGVRLLRQSRLGQAGQLGSALYALPWFMLLGDTTRANSTLLARSGLDTPLRSAPHAAGSPPSDVLNWWFFENAVVLDPSRRLLDSASAWKRLLLRLLRSRRREPLNGVILEIAIESLQDQNKAQLTALGQNLRRQLDDLVKVFGARLPVYLVLTGAERIEGMPQWAASLTQHQRQQALGLLVDGSDADARVFLDKVLGEIGRRLFELRVDLGQRRLPNAQALHFPERVAALRPALEQLLLPAFASNPYCAPPLLSGLFLTAQGVEDDGSTVGWFSHELFDRVLPSQRFAYRAIDGWRHWRRLSAHAAVVLWLVGCGVFAGLLIYSSNHVSHELALIAQTWPPTSMLDKGLEHDLHKFDQYHQFIENLEHEVTPSWKRWLPFHNRVNQLIQFDRDGYVASFDKNLQRPLFMRLLPDQLQAIATSNDDTLIASYTELLVRRINLINARLAGGSLNALPGPGEELLPLLRRFLPDQVPSATRVQSLSGSFKAYLHWQTDERALVEDRANALRQLNGLGLANRSLSWLEAWADQQPQLPTLRYSDYSQLPKDADAALPRAFTVEGRSAILGFIDELIAATGNQALWKNQREHFLVQYQNDTQDAWYRFIEGYLSMDQARMTSQAQWRDALSTVGTARAPYRQLLQRTAERFALIPAANRRPWAQLSVRMNRLFELAQETPAADNGSLLGHLRIANELGGNAIKDVASSGSVTQGVDAVNTDMRQAKVLSQFNQTLQAVATDLRKSDAQAFQVALDNWGFGNDPTIKSAALWDAQDLRDGLRQQLTQGDARESLVWTLAAGGLDVEMAYAGQIAASQLQQAWNSQVLGAVEGVHDPVLLNDALYGERGQLPRFLNGPIKTFIQQDAQGFKPVIALGQKVPLSSAFLAYLGRMQHAQSDLAAATRQTAAQQAVRQAQRQNLQTAEKALQAQQAVLQPQLNLPSLASVVSIQATPLSINLGARQLPQQTRLTLQCSNHSTVLDNFNFPTSAPFTWTPGACGDVSLQVRFAHYTLTKRWPGEHGFIDFLQAFASGQRTLTQDDFPDQRDLMASDNITQLTLTYRYTGAETLLHTDQQAQAADSQSKAINEQLKTISDQLTAMDTQDAANAVGEAAQGSVAERRLAAQAPPAQIAYGWSGMPSSVASADTKGPPE is encoded by the coding sequence ATGAAAGCGCTTGTCGCCGTGTTCTGGATGGTTGCGCTGATTGTGCTCGGGTGTGTGTGCTGGGTCGTCACCCTGCTGTCGGGCTGGCCATTGTGGTGCATGCCACTGATGCTCCTCGCCGTGATGCTCGGCACCTGGTTGCTGTTGCGGGCGCTGCGGTACTGGCAAGGTTGGCGCCTGCGCCAGCGCCTGCAGCGTGACCTGCCTGGGCGCACCGAGCCGCTCGAGCCCGATGTCGATCAGTGCTGGAACACCGGTGTGCGTTTACTGCGCCAGTCCCGTTTGGGCCAGGCGGGCCAGTTGGGCTCTGCACTCTATGCCCTGCCCTGGTTCATGCTGCTCGGTGATACCACCCGCGCCAACAGCACACTGTTGGCGCGTAGCGGCCTGGATACGCCGTTGCGTTCAGCACCGCATGCGGCGGGCAGCCCACCCAGCGACGTACTCAACTGGTGGTTTTTCGAGAATGCCGTGGTACTCGACCCTTCGCGCCGCTTGCTCGATTCTGCCAGTGCCTGGAAACGCCTGTTGTTGCGCCTGTTGCGTTCACGCCGACGCGAACCGCTGAACGGCGTAATTCTGGAGATTGCGATTGAGTCTCTGCAAGACCAGAACAAGGCTCAGCTGACTGCGCTGGGGCAGAACCTGCGCCGCCAACTGGACGATCTGGTGAAGGTATTCGGCGCGCGCCTGCCGGTGTATCTGGTCCTGACCGGCGCTGAACGCATTGAGGGCATGCCGCAATGGGCTGCCAGCCTTACTCAGCATCAGCGCCAGCAGGCGCTCGGCCTGCTGGTCGATGGCAGCGATGCAGACGCTCGTGTATTTCTGGACAAGGTACTGGGTGAGATCGGTCGTCGCCTCTTCGAACTGCGGGTCGACCTGGGGCAACGGCGGCTGCCCAATGCCCAGGCGCTGCATTTTCCCGAGCGCGTCGCCGCGCTGCGCCCGGCATTGGAACAGCTGTTGTTACCCGCCTTTGCCAGCAACCCTTACTGCGCGCCTCCGTTGTTGTCCGGCCTGTTTTTGACCGCCCAGGGGGTTGAGGACGATGGCAGCACGGTCGGCTGGTTCAGCCATGAACTGTTCGACCGTGTGCTGCCTTCACAACGCTTCGCGTACCGCGCGATCGACGGTTGGCGGCACTGGCGCCGCTTGTCCGCGCATGCCGCGGTGGTGCTGTGGCTGGTCGGTTGCGGCGTCTTTGCCGGCCTGCTGATCTACTCCAGCAATCATGTCAGTCACGAGCTGGCCCTGATCGCGCAAACATGGCCGCCGACCAGCATGTTGGATAAAGGCCTGGAACACGATCTACACAAGTTTGACCAGTACCATCAGTTTATTGAGAACCTTGAGCATGAGGTGACGCCGAGCTGGAAGCGCTGGCTGCCGTTCCACAACCGGGTCAATCAACTGATTCAGTTCGACCGTGATGGTTACGTGGCCAGCTTCGACAAAAACCTGCAGCGCCCCTTGTTCATGAGGCTGCTGCCGGATCAGTTACAGGCCATTGCCACCAGCAACGACGACACCTTGATCGCCAGCTACACGGAGCTGTTGGTTCGGCGCATCAACCTGATCAATGCGCGCCTCGCCGGTGGTTCCCTGAATGCGCTGCCCGGCCCTGGCGAAGAGCTGCTACCGCTGCTGCGGCGGTTTTTGCCGGATCAGGTGCCGAGTGCCACGCGGGTGCAATCCTTGAGCGGCAGCTTCAAGGCTTACCTGCATTGGCAAACCGACGAGCGAGCCCTGGTGGAGGATCGCGCTAACGCGCTGCGCCAGCTGAATGGCCTGGGCCTTGCCAATCGATCATTGTCCTGGTTGGAAGCCTGGGCTGACCAACAGCCGCAATTGCCCACGCTTCGCTACTCTGACTACTCGCAACTGCCCAAAGACGCCGACGCCGCGCTGCCCCGCGCATTTACGGTCGAAGGCCGCAGCGCGATTCTGGGGTTCATTGATGAGCTGATCGCTGCGACCGGTAATCAGGCATTATGGAAAAATCAACGTGAGCATTTTCTTGTGCAGTACCAGAATGACACGCAGGATGCCTGGTACCGCTTTATCGAAGGTTACCTTTCGATGGATCAAGCCCGGATGACCAGCCAAGCTCAATGGCGCGACGCGCTCAGTACCGTCGGTACCGCACGTGCGCCTTACCGGCAACTGTTGCAACGCACCGCCGAACGTTTCGCCTTGATTCCGGCGGCCAACCGTCGGCCGTGGGCGCAACTGAGCGTGCGCATGAACCGCCTGTTTGAACTGGCGCAAGAAACCCCCGCCGCGGATAACGGCAGCCTGCTCGGGCACCTGCGCATCGCCAATGAACTGGGCGGCAACGCAATCAAGGATGTCGCCAGCAGCGGTTCAGTCACCCAGGGCGTGGATGCCGTGAACACTGATATGAGGCAGGCAAAGGTGCTCAGCCAGTTCAATCAAACATTGCAGGCGGTAGCCACTGACCTGCGCAAGAGCGATGCACAGGCGTTCCAGGTCGCCCTCGACAATTGGGGGTTCGGCAACGACCCGACGATCAAGTCCGCAGCCCTGTGGGATGCTCAAGACCTGCGCGACGGGTTGCGCCAGCAACTGACGCAAGGTGACGCGCGCGAGTCGCTCGTGTGGACACTGGCCGCCGGAGGCCTGGATGTCGAGATGGCCTATGCCGGCCAGATTGCCGCCAGCCAATTGCAGCAAGCGTGGAACAGCCAGGTATTGGGCGCTGTAGAAGGCGTGCACGACCCGGTGTTGTTGAATGACGCACTCTATGGCGAGCGCGGCCAGCTCCCACGGTTTCTCAATGGGCCCATCAAGACCTTCATCCAGCAGGATGCGCAGGGCTTTAAACCGGTTATTGCATTGGGCCAGAAAGTGCCGCTGAGCAGTGCCTTTCTCGCCTACCTTGGCCGCATGCAACATGCTCAGTCGGACCTCGCAGCCGCCACGCGGCAAACCGCGGCGCAACAAGCTGTACGCCAGGCGCAACGGCAGAATCTGCAAACGGCTGAAAAAGCCTTGCAGGCACAGCAGGCGGTGTTGCAGCCGCAACTCAACCTGCCCAGCCTTGCCTCGGTGGTCAGCATTCAGGCCACACCGCTGTCGATCAACCTGGGCGCCAGGCAATTACCGCAGCAAACCCGACTGACGTTGCAATGCAGCAACCATTCAACCGTCCTGGACAACTTCAATTTCCCCACCAGCGCGCCCTTCACCTGGACGCCGGGCGCGTGCGGCGATGTCAGCCTGCAGGTCCGTTTTGCGCACTACACGCTGACTAAACGCTGGCCCGGCGAGCATGGCTTCATCGATTTCCTGCAGGCGTTTGCCAGTGGCCAACGCACCCTGACCCAGGACGACTTTCCCGACCAGCGTGACCTGATGGCCAGCGATAACATTACCCAACTGACACTCACCTATCGGTATACCGGGGCGGAGACCTTGCTACACACCGACCAACAGGCACAGGCTGCCGACAGCCAGTCCAAGGCGATCAATGAGCAATTGAAAACCATCAGTGATCAACTGACCGCCATGGATACCCAGGACGCCGCTAACGCAGTGGGTGAAGCCGCGCAAGGCAGCGTTGCCGAACGGCGTTTGGCCGCGCAGGCCCCCCCGGCGCAGATTGCCTATGGCTGGTCGGGCATGCCGTCCTCGGTAGCGTCGGCCGATACCAAAGGCCCACCTGAATGA
- a CDS encoding cupin domain-containing protein produces the protein MNREFKPDHAHALPSHLVDAEYFEYSKAANPISANLISRIPYHNFPASLYDSGPSRVVPLDLSDALGCAGPATGPGLCANFMRLNAGDALTLHPNATSQVFYVIAGEGRVVQGEHAIEWSAGCFIALPGMREARFSASQDARLYYVHDEPLLRYLGVTRSTDRFVPTLYPAALANQKLREAADDPHAQDRSRISILLGNRNFPQTRTVTHVLWAMYGILPAGSIQKPHRHQSIALDFIIDCPKGCYSLVGTELDTDGQIRHPVRVDWAPGLAFVTPPGYWHAHFNESDQEAFLIPIQDAGLQTYLRALDIRFSQ, from the coding sequence ATGAATCGCGAATTCAAGCCTGACCACGCCCACGCCTTGCCGAGCCACTTGGTGGACGCCGAGTACTTTGAATACAGCAAGGCAGCCAACCCCATCAGCGCCAATCTGATCAGCCGAATTCCGTACCACAATTTCCCGGCATCGCTCTACGACAGCGGCCCCTCGCGGGTGGTACCGCTCGACCTCAGCGATGCACTGGGCTGCGCAGGCCCGGCCACCGGGCCGGGGCTGTGTGCCAATTTCATGCGCCTGAACGCCGGCGACGCACTGACCTTGCACCCCAACGCGACGTCGCAAGTGTTTTATGTGATTGCCGGGGAGGGCCGTGTCGTGCAGGGCGAGCACGCCATCGAATGGTCAGCCGGCTGTTTTATCGCGTTGCCTGGCATGCGGGAAGCGCGTTTCAGCGCATCACAGGATGCGCGACTGTACTACGTGCACGATGAGCCGCTGCTGCGCTATCTGGGGGTGACGCGCAGCACCGACCGTTTCGTGCCAACGCTGTACCCTGCAGCACTGGCCAACCAGAAACTGCGTGAAGCGGCAGATGATCCGCATGCCCAGGATCGCAGCCGTATCAGTATCTTGCTGGGTAATCGCAACTTCCCACAGACCCGCACGGTGACCCATGTGCTCTGGGCAATGTACGGCATTCTGCCGGCGGGCTCGATTCAAAAGCCGCACCGGCACCAGTCGATTGCGCTCGACTTCATCATCGACTGCCCCAAGGGGTGCTACTCACTGGTCGGCACTGAGCTGGATACCGATGGCCAGATCCGCCATCCGGTGCGCGTCGATTGGGCGCCTGGCCTGGCGTTTGTGACGCCACCGGGTTACTGGCACGCGCACTTTAACGAGTCCGACCAGGAAGCGTTCCTGATCCCGATCCAGGACGCCGGGCTGCAAACCTATTTACGCGCGCTGGACATCCGGTTCAGCCAATAG
- a CDS encoding ATP-binding protein gives MRKLWRRSLALRITCVLVVVLAGSWCVATGLSAWRVYHQLERESLQELSQRVELITRVDNDDLQESADGARRLLRLWRSPATEELDIPTPRSTLCWLPDPGAASSTQLPRAAVAAEAYGAAGQSMIVDTFFYFPGIGAAFSTGPYPVKGFTASRAEYLRDLSKRLPDAKADIVWDGPVYDPHTGQQLITVAAIGRDKDGKVEVITGYDLQLNDRFARMSQLLRGYNGYIIDHTGLPIATLPGGAPKEYRYLTTPLPGLDMKGTFPQQLKLNHGTAVVARLDVLDWYLVSLYPRARLQANTLQLIMKEAPFALIGLVLLTLGLLTVLRQQLARPLAGFAQAIEETRHSDDLTRRLPVVHDDELGRFARAYNDLLDTLHTERLGLENQVQTRTCELREALQSADRANLLRGEFLANMSHEIRTPLNAIIGMSHLLADTSLDPPQLRFVGSIRDNGDVLLALINDILDLSKIESGNLIVEHTAFDVVALVTEAINVLVPSAQEKRLRLTVQVASDVPVGVKGDPLRLRQILLNLLGNAIKFTPGGSVRLLVWKGPGITLGFSVEDTGIGIAEDKQAQIFDAFRQADASTTREYGGTGLGLSISHRLAQLMGGELGVKSTPGNGSTFTLVLPFPPLAPDEVIVPPVREEMDTLLGQAYQLNVLVVDDVATNREIACLYLERFGHRFQCASNGEQALQLMSKVIFDVVLMDSQMPVMGGLETIGKLRSGANGVLDDEVWVIALTASAMEGDREGFLRQGANAYLAKPVLPGQLFRALETAIAWQLKRGMEPAPMPAGAIGAVPGQTTEPPAVSPLKAPRLRELFRVDTQHLLGALREAYDVADYTELAQLAHTLRGTCGQFGERELELLGRQLEHSAEQQKQADCEAALRSLETACARLF, from the coding sequence ATGAGAAAACTATGGCGCCGGTCACTGGCTTTACGCATTACCTGCGTGCTGGTCGTGGTTCTGGCCGGCAGTTGGTGTGTTGCAACCGGGCTCAGCGCATGGCGCGTCTACCATCAACTGGAGCGCGAGTCGCTGCAGGAGCTCAGCCAGCGCGTGGAATTGATCACTCGCGTCGATAACGATGATTTGCAGGAAAGCGCCGATGGCGCCCGCCGGTTATTGCGACTGTGGCGCAGCCCGGCGACCGAAGAACTCGATATACCGACGCCGCGCAGCACCCTGTGCTGGCTGCCGGACCCGGGCGCCGCGTCGTCGACCCAGTTACCCCGTGCCGCGGTGGCTGCCGAAGCCTATGGCGCAGCGGGTCAGTCGATGATTGTGGACACGTTTTTCTACTTCCCGGGTATCGGCGCGGCCTTTTCCACCGGCCCCTACCCCGTCAAGGGCTTTACTGCCAGCCGTGCTGAGTACCTGCGGGACTTGAGCAAGCGCCTGCCGGATGCAAAGGCCGACATAGTCTGGGACGGGCCGGTCTATGACCCCCATACCGGGCAGCAATTGATTACCGTGGCCGCCATCGGGCGCGACAAGGACGGCAAGGTGGAAGTCATCACCGGCTATGACCTGCAGCTCAACGATCGTTTCGCGCGCATGTCGCAGTTACTGCGCGGCTACAACGGTTACATCATCGACCACACCGGATTGCCGATTGCCACGCTGCCCGGAGGGGCGCCCAAAGAGTACCGTTACCTGACGACGCCGTTGCCAGGCCTGGATATGAAAGGCACCTTTCCCCAGCAACTGAAGCTCAACCATGGCACGGCGGTGGTCGCGCGCCTGGATGTGCTGGACTGGTACCTGGTGTCGCTTTACCCGCGAGCGCGCCTGCAGGCCAACACCTTGCAACTGATCATGAAGGAAGCGCCGTTTGCGTTGATCGGGTTGGTGCTGCTGACCCTGGGCCTGCTCACCGTACTGCGCCAACAACTCGCGCGCCCGTTGGCCGGTTTTGCCCAGGCCATCGAAGAAACCCGCCACTCCGATGACCTGACTCGCCGCCTGCCGGTGGTTCACGACGATGAGCTGGGGCGCTTTGCCCGAGCCTATAACGACCTGCTCGACACCCTTCACACCGAGCGTCTGGGGCTTGAAAACCAGGTGCAGACACGCACCTGCGAGCTGCGCGAGGCTTTGCAGAGCGCCGACCGGGCCAATCTGCTCCGGGGCGAGTTCCTCGCGAACATGAGCCACGAGATCCGTACGCCGCTCAATGCGATCATCGGCATGAGCCATTTGCTCGCCGACACATCATTGGACCCGCCACAGCTGCGCTTCGTGGGGTCTATCCGAGATAACGGCGATGTGTTGCTGGCACTGATCAACGACATTCTCGACCTGTCAAAAATCGAGTCGGGCAACCTCATCGTCGAACACACCGCGTTCGACGTGGTGGCCTTGGTGACCGAGGCGATCAACGTGTTGGTGCCGAGTGCGCAAGAGAAGCGGCTGCGCCTGACAGTGCAGGTGGCCAGCGACGTGCCGGTGGGCGTCAAGGGTGACCCTTTGCGCTTACGGCAGATATTGCTCAATTTGCTTGGCAATGCCATCAAGTTCACCCCGGGGGGCTCAGTGCGCCTACTGGTGTGGAAGGGGCCGGGGATTACCTTGGGTTTTAGCGTCGAAGACACCGGCATTGGTATTGCCGAGGACAAACAGGCACAGATTTTCGATGCGTTTCGCCAGGCCGATGCCTCCACCACCCGTGAATACGGCGGCACCGGGTTGGGCCTTTCCATCAGCCACCGCCTGGCGCAACTCATGGGGGGCGAGCTTGGGGTCAAAAGCACGCCCGGCAATGGTTCGACGTTTACCCTGGTGCTGCCCTTCCCGCCCCTGGCGCCGGATGAAGTGATCGTACCGCCGGTACGCGAGGAGATGGACACACTGCTTGGCCAAGCCTACCAACTCAACGTTCTGGTGGTAGATGACGTCGCGACCAACCGTGAAATCGCCTGCCTGTACCTTGAACGATTTGGCCACCGTTTCCAGTGCGCAAGCAATGGCGAACAAGCCTTGCAACTGATGAGCAAAGTGATCTTCGACGTGGTCCTGATGGACAGTCAAATGCCGGTGATGGGCGGGCTGGAAACCATCGGCAAGTTGCGTTCGGGGGCGAACGGGGTGCTCGACGACGAGGTCTGGGTCATCGCCCTGACAGCGAGCGCCATGGAAGGTGATCGCGAAGGTTTCCTGCGCCAGGGCGCCAATGCCTACCTGGCCAAACCGGTGCTGCCCGGGCAGTTGTTCCGCGCATTGGAAACCGCGATTGCCTGGCAACTCAAGCGCGGCATGGAACCTGCGCCGATGCCCGCCGGTGCAATTGGCGCGGTACCGGGACAGACCACTGAGCCGCCAGCCGTATCGCCGCTCAAGGCACCGCGCCTGCGCGAGCTGTTTCGGGTCGACACGCAACACTTACTGGGTGCGCTGCGCGAGGCGTACGACGTGGCGGATTACACTGAGCTGGCGCAACTGGCACACACCCTCAGAGGCACCTGCGGGCAATTCGGTGAACGCGAACTGGAGCTCCTCGGCCGTCAGCTTGAACACAGTGCAGAACAACAAAAACAGGCTGACTGCGAAGCCGCATTACGCAGTCTTGAGACCGCGTGCGCGCGGCTCTTTTGA
- a CDS encoding efflux transporter outer membrane subunit, with protein sequence MAPACALFRPSHLLASFSLLCVALAGCTVGPDFTRPDVAANADYSRETLTTTAQADIDVGGAAQRLIAGMDIPGQWWTLFHSPALNALVEEALRANPDVSAAQAALRQANELVYADQASLFPSVSGNVRKAREKVSGATSGLAESPILTVSSASLSVSYAPDVFGGTRRQIESTTAQAEYQRFQLEATYLTLTANVVNTAISLASVRDQVAASEEIIRLQSGQLDVLQAQRRLGAIGDADVLTQQTALAQTRATLPLLQKQLAQTRNQLMAYLGRFPNQDRDERFNLASLQLPQALPLSLPSAIVGQRPDVRSAQAQLHQASANIGVAVANQLPQFSITGSLGSTVTSGTQLFSAGSGVWSLAGSITQPLFDAGALEHRKRAAVAAYDESAARYRGTVITAFQDVANALRALQADADALNQQVAAERSAQANLELVQAQFRLGAVAYINLLTAQQTYQNTALARVKAQAARYSDTTALFQALGGGWWNRADVDPATQGRPDRFGLPSWQEIMPTKSKAAPADAARLN encoded by the coding sequence GTGGCGCCAGCCTGTGCGCTTTTTCGACCCTCGCACCTTCTGGCCTCGTTCAGCCTGCTGTGCGTTGCCCTCGCCGGCTGCACCGTCGGGCCTGATTTCACACGGCCCGACGTGGCGGCGAATGCCGACTACTCGCGGGAAACACTCACCACCACCGCCCAGGCCGACATTGACGTCGGTGGCGCGGCGCAGCGGCTGATTGCCGGGATGGATATTCCCGGGCAATGGTGGACGCTGTTCCATTCACCGGCGTTGAACGCCCTGGTCGAAGAGGCCTTACGGGCCAACCCTGATGTGAGCGCCGCACAAGCAGCGTTGCGCCAGGCCAACGAGCTGGTCTACGCCGACCAGGCGTCGCTGTTTCCCTCGGTGAGCGGCAACGTGCGGAAAGCCCGCGAGAAAGTCTCCGGGGCCACGTCTGGCCTCGCCGAATCGCCGATTCTCACGGTGAGCTCCGCGTCGCTGAGCGTTTCCTACGCCCCGGACGTATTCGGCGGCACCCGTCGGCAAATTGAGTCGACCACAGCGCAAGCCGAGTACCAACGCTTCCAACTGGAGGCGACGTACCTCACGTTGACCGCCAATGTGGTCAATACCGCCATCAGCCTGGCGTCTGTGCGGGATCAAGTCGCCGCCAGCGAAGAAATCATCCGCCTCCAGAGCGGCCAACTGGATGTGCTGCAGGCGCAGCGCCGACTGGGCGCCATCGGGGATGCCGACGTGCTCACTCAGCAAACGGCATTGGCGCAAACCCGCGCCACCTTGCCGCTGCTGCAAAAACAATTGGCGCAAACGCGCAACCAGCTGATGGCTTACCTCGGCCGTTTTCCAAACCAGGATCGGGACGAGCGCTTCAACCTGGCGTCTCTGCAACTCCCGCAAGCACTGCCGCTCAGCTTGCCGTCAGCCATCGTTGGCCAGCGGCCGGATGTGCGTTCTGCACAAGCTCAACTGCATCAAGCCAGTGCCAACATTGGCGTGGCCGTCGCCAACCAGTTGCCGCAGTTCAGCATCACCGGGTCTTTGGGGTCTACGGTGACCAGCGGCACCCAGCTGTTTTCAGCCGGCTCCGGCGTCTGGAGCCTCGCCGGTTCGATCACCCAACCGCTATTTGATGCCGGCGCACTTGAACATCGCAAACGTGCCGCCGTGGCGGCCTATGACGAATCCGCGGCGCGCTATCGCGGCACAGTGATTACCGCGTTCCAGGATGTCGCCAACGCGCTCCGCGCGCTGCAGGCTGACGCCGATGCGCTCAACCAGCAGGTGGCGGCGGAACGCTCCGCACAGGCCAACCTTGAGTTGGTACAGGCGCAGTTTCGCCTCGGCGCGGTGGCTTACATCAACCTGCTGACCGCCCAACAAACCTACCAGAACACCGCGCTGGCGCGCGTCAAGGCGCAGGCCGCGCGGTACAGCGACACCACGGCGCTGTTCCAGGCATTGGGGGGTGGCTGGTGGAACCGCGCGGATGTGGATCCCGCCACCCAGGGCCGTCCGGATCGTTTCGGCCTGCCGTCATGGCAAGAAATCATGCCGACCAAGAGCAAGGCGGCGCCTGCCGATGCGGCGCGGCTCAACTGA
- a CDS encoding LysR family transcriptional regulator — MDYFTALTAFVEAAEGNNFSRAAERLGIKASTVSRYVKDLEQDLGIALFNRSTRMLHLTEGGQTFLMHARRVLDELEQAKAATSALNQEPRGLLKLNLPPAFARHHILPVVNLFLARYPQIKLELVLDDEQVNLIHSGVDLAIRIGALADSTLKARKICDGKYRLVASPAFCREHPVPATPADLAGLPAIVSTHAAGHFAFARANEVLPLVHNACVRINDLDAQLIAARQGLGFALLPDWLVAKSLEAGELQAWLDPWEIRGAEHAYAVWFVYPPKRIVSSKVRCFIDFIVEQLGDTPYWKG; from the coding sequence TTGGATTATTTCACTGCGCTAACCGCTTTCGTCGAAGCCGCTGAAGGCAATAACTTCTCGCGTGCCGCCGAGCGGCTCGGCATCAAGGCCTCAACGGTTTCACGCTACGTGAAGGATCTTGAGCAGGATCTGGGCATCGCCCTGTTCAACCGGTCCACACGCATGCTGCACCTGACGGAAGGCGGCCAGACATTTCTGATGCACGCGCGCAGAGTGCTGGATGAACTTGAACAAGCCAAAGCGGCCACCTCGGCACTGAACCAGGAACCCAGAGGGTTACTTAAACTCAACTTGCCGCCCGCATTTGCCCGCCACCATATCCTTCCGGTCGTTAACCTGTTTCTGGCCCGCTACCCACAGATCAAACTGGAGCTTGTGCTGGATGACGAGCAGGTCAACCTGATCCATTCAGGCGTGGACCTTGCCATACGCATTGGTGCCCTTGCCGACTCGACGCTCAAAGCCCGCAAGATCTGCGACGGCAAGTACAGGCTGGTGGCAAGCCCGGCTTTTTGCAGGGAGCACCCGGTTCCGGCAACGCCGGCAGACCTCGCCGGCCTGCCGGCGATTGTGAGTACGCATGCCGCCGGGCACTTTGCGTTTGCCCGCGCCAACGAGGTGTTGCCACTGGTGCATAACGCCTGTGTGCGGATCAATGATCTGGATGCTCAGTTAATCGCCGCGCGCCAAGGGCTGGGCTTTGCGTTGCTGCCTGACTGGCTGGTGGCCAAGAGTCTTGAAGCGGGTGAACTGCAAGCCTGGCTCGATCCATGGGAGATCCGTGGCGCGGAGCACGCGTATGCGGTGTGGTTCGTCTACCCGCCGAAGCGAATCGTGTCGTCCAAGGTCAGGTGTTTCATCGACTTTATCGTCGAGCAGTTGGGTGATACACCCTACTGGAAAGGCTAA
- a CDS encoding Hcp family type VI secretion system effector — MPMPCYLTLEGQNQGKIEGSTKVQGHEGKILLQAVDHTIEIPKNPQTGLPTGKRVHGAMTLTKEIDKASPKLYQALTSGEQMKTVSLEFYRISPKGTEEKYYTAKLENAVLVSMKSWTPNCLDPNNKQMGHMEDLAFTYEKITWTYEPDGIEAEDSWLAPKV; from the coding sequence ATGCCCATGCCCTGCTATCTCACGCTGGAAGGCCAGAACCAAGGCAAAATCGAAGGTTCGACCAAAGTCCAGGGCCACGAAGGAAAGATCCTCCTGCAGGCCGTAGACCACACCATCGAAATCCCGAAAAACCCGCAAACCGGGCTTCCTACAGGCAAGCGCGTGCATGGCGCAATGACCCTGACCAAGGAAATCGACAAGGCTTCGCCCAAGCTCTACCAGGCCTTGACGTCCGGTGAGCAAATGAAAACCGTGTCCCTGGAGTTCTATCGCATTTCGCCCAAGGGCACCGAGGAGAAGTACTACACAGCGAAGCTTGAAAATGCGGTGCTGGTGTCGATGAAGTCATGGACGCCGAACTGCCTGGACCCGAACAACAAGCAAATGGGGCACATGGAAGACCTGGCGTTCACCTACGAGAAAATCACCTGGACCTACGAGCCAGATGGTATTGAAGCCGAAGATTCGTGGCTGGCGCCGAAGGTGTAA